From Halomarina ordinaria:
GCGACCTCGACGGCCGCCTCGAATCGCACGACTACCCGGCCGACACCGACGAGATCCGCGAGGCGTACGGCGACGCCGAAATCGGTCTCGAGGGCGGGTCGGTGCGCCTCGACGAGGCGCTCGAAGGGTACCAGGAGGAGTTCCAGTCCGCCGACGAGGTGAAGCAGGCGGTGTTGAACATGGTCGGCAGCGAGGCGGTCGGCCGGGAGAACTACTCCGACCGGGGCGACCAGTCGGAGTCCGACCAGGAACACGACGAGGAGTCGCTGTAACGGCTGTTCTTCGGACGTTTCGCTGGCAGGTCGGAGAGACGCGTGACCGAAACCGACGAGCGACGGCAGCGTGGCGACGCCGTCCCGAAGCGAGCGCGCCGCTCAGTCGTCCGCTTCGCCCGTCTCGGAGTCCGTGCGTGCCTGTCGTCGAGCCGCGCGCTCGATGAACTCCTGGGGGAGTTCGTCTATCTCGCCGGCCTGGACGCCCCAGAGGTGGGCGTAGAGGCCGTCCTCCGCGAGGAGGTCGTCGTGGGAGCCGTGCTCGACGATGCGACCGCCCTCGAGGACGACGATCTGGTCGGCGTCCTTGATGGTCGAGAGGCGGTGGGCGATGGCGAACGTCGTGCGGTCGGCGGTGAGACGGTCCAGCGAGCGCTGGATGAGCATCTCCGTCTCGGTGTCCACGTCGCTGGTCGCCTCGTCGAGGACGAGGATCTCGGGGTCCTTGAGGACCGCCCGGGCGATGGAGAGGCGCTGGCGCTGGCCCCCCGAGAGCTTCACGCCGCGTTCCCCGACCATCGTGTCGTACCCGTCGGGGAGGTTCTGGATGAAGTCGTGGGCCTCCGCGGCCCGCGCCGCCGCGACGATCTCCTCGTCGGTGGCGTCGAACGACCCGTAGGCGACGTTCTCGCGGACCGTCCCGTAGAAGAGGAACGTGTCCTGGCTGACGTAGCCGACGTGCCGGCGGAGGCTCTGGAGCGAGACGTCCCGGAGGTCCTGACCGTCGATACGGACTGCCCCCTCGTCCACGTCGTAGAGGCGCATGAGCAGTTTGAGCACCGTCGACTTCCCGGCGCCCGTCGGGCCGACCAGCGCGAGCGTCTCGCCGCCCTCGACCGTGAAGTGCACGTCCTCGACGATGGTCTCGGCGTCGTCGTAGCCGAAGGTGACGTCGTCGTACTCGACGCGGCCCTCCTCGACGACGAGTTCGTCGGCGTCGGGGTTCTCGACGAGGCGACCGGGTTCGTCCATCAGCCCGAAGATGCGGGCGGCGCTGGCGTGGGCGCGCTGGTACATGTTGATGACCTGCCCGAACTGCGCCATCGGCCAGACGAACTGCTGGGTGAGGAGGATGAACGTGGCGAACTCGCCGACCGACAGCGGTTGCGTGAACGGCCCCGGCGCCCCGCCGGTCGTCTCGTAGGTGATGACGAACAGTCCGCCGACGACGAACGTGAGGACGTAGCCGATGCCGGCGATGATGCGCAGGGCGGGGAAGAACTTGATGCGCGTCTCGATGGCGCCCCAGTTGGCGTCGAAGTAGTCCCGCGAGACGCCGTCGACGCGCGTCGACTCGTAGTCCTCCGTGTTGCTCGACTTGATGACCTGGATACCCCCGAGGTTGTTCTCCAGCCGGGAGTTGACCTTCCCGACCGAGGAGCGAACCTCGGCGTACTTCGGCTGGATTATCTCGACGAACTTGTAGGTGAAGAAGGCGATGACGGGGACCGGTACCAGCGCGATGAGCGCGAGTTGCCAGTTGAAGTAGAACAGCACCCCGGCGATGCCGATGATCATGACGCCGAGGCGGAACGCGCTGTTCAGCCCGTCGTTCAGGAACCGCTCGAGGCGGTTGACGTCGTTCGAGAGGATGCTCATCAGTTCGCCGGTCTGCTTGTCGGCGAAGAAGTCCATGTTGAGCCGCTGCATCGCGTCGTACGTGTCCGTCCGGACGTCGTGCTGGATGTGCTGGGCGAAGGAGTTGAACCCCCAGTTGCGCGCCCAGTGGAACAGCGCGCCCCCGAAGAAGGAGAACGCGACGAGCGCCGTGACGACGAACAGCTGTCCCTCCCGGGTGGCGACCCACGCGTCGGGTATCAGCGGGGCGACGAACGCCTTGTCCTGCCGGATGACCGAGTCGATGGCGAACCCGAGCAGGATGGGCGGCAGGAGGTCGAGCGCGCGTGCGGCCGTGCTGGCGAGGACGCCGACGACGAACGCGAAGGTGTTCTTCCCCCCGTAATCGACGAACAGCCGACGCATGGGGTTCTCCGCCCGTTCGCGTTGTTCCTCGAACGGGTCGTCCTCGTCGGCGTGTATTCCCATCGCTGAACCTAGGCGTGAGCCGGTGAAAAGTGTTGGCAGCCAGTGGAATACGGTAACACTGGACAGGCTACTCCGACCGCTCCAGGCCGACGCCCTCGGCGTGAACGCGGTCGCCGACGGTCACGCCGTGGCGGGTGGTCCAGTCGTAGTTCACCTCGAGGACGTACTTTCCCTCGCCCGTGTACCGGTAGTCGTTCCCGTCTTCGCCCTCCGGCGGCTCCGGCGCGTGTTCGATGCCCGTGACGGTGCCGTTCTCGGCGACGAACACGATGTCGATGCCGAAGTCCATCCCGCGCATCACGTAGGTCAGGCTCTGTGGGTCGTCGTGGACGAACAGCATCCCCTCGTCCTCGGGGAGCGAGGAGGTGTTGCTGAGGCCGGTGTAGCGTTTCTGTCGCGTGTCCGCGATGCGCGCCTCGACGCGACCGAGTTCGGTGCCGTTCTCGTCGCTGACGACGACGGCCGTCCGGTCGTAGTCGTCGTCCGCGGGCGGCGAACCGAGGAAGGCGGGAGGGAGGACGCCGGCGGCGACGAGGGTAGCCCCGACCAGTCCGAGCGCGAGGAGGAGACCGGCGGCGGCGAGGACGCGTTCCGTTCGCATGTAGCGGAGACTCCGGCCGTGCGAGTGTAAGGGTTCCGGGGGGCTTCGCAAGCGTTATTCGCTCCGCGGCGGTGGGTCGAGACGAGGGTCCGTGGTCTAGTTGGTCATGACGCGGCCTTTACAAGGCTGAGGTCGATGGTTCGAATCCGTCCGGACCCACTACTTCTCGCGGCGAACGGACGTGAGCCGCGTGGATCGTGGACTGCGGCGGATTCGAATCAGGGAGCACCGCGAACGAACGTGAGCGGTGCGAGTGGGGTTCGAATCCGTCCGGACCCACTCTCGTTCCGCGAGCGACAGCGAGTGTGTGTTAGTGGGGCGTCTCCACCAGCGTCGCGGCGAACAGGGCGACCGCGACGAGACAGACCAGGAGGGACGTGGGGACGACGGGCGGGGCGAAGACGAGGACCGTGAACGACGAGGAGGCGGCGACCGCGAGGAGGACGAGCGCGCCGCCGGCGTTCTCCAGGAGCGGGGGAGCGGGCATGACCGAGACGCCGCTATGGGGTGTGATGAGCTTTCGGGTCGCACACGGCCGTTTCGAAACGCTTTTTCGGTCCGTCGGCATCCGTTGAGACGAGCCGCCTTAGCTCAGACTGGGAGAGCACTCGACTGAAGATCGAGCTGTCCCCGGTTCAAATCCGGGAGGCGGCATGGTTCGTTCGCGCGATTTCTAGTCGAGCGACGGCGTCGCCTTACAACGATTCCGACCCCCGGTGCCGCGTTCGTCGATGTCTGCGTCGGGCCGGACGACGGGGTGGAAGCCCCGGCACGTAAGAGTTGCCGAATCGTCCATACTAGTTTGGTATAGATTTCAAAACCGACCAGTGCGTAGTCAACGACGAGTTATGGCAACTCCAGGTAGCGAAGCGATATGGCTGTGGATAGGTACGGCAGGAATGTTCCTCGGCATGGTGTACTTCATCGCCCGCGGGTGGGGCGAGGAGAGCAGACGGCGACAGGAGTTCTACATCGTGACGATATTCATCACCGCCATCGCCTTCGTCAACTATCTGATGATGGCGCTGGGGTTCGGTCTGACGACGGTGACCGTCGCGGGCGAGGAGATACCCATTTACTGGGCACGGTACACCGACTGGCTGTTCACGACGCCGTTGCTCCTCATCGACCTCGGGTTGCTCGCCGGGGCGAACCGGAACCAACTCGCCACCCTCGTCGGGCTCGACGCGCTGATGATAGGCACCGGTGCGGTAGCGACGCTGTCGACGACCGGCGCGCTGCTCGGTCCTGTCGGTGACCGCATCGTCTGGTGGGGCGTCTCCACCGGCTTCCTGCTGGTGCTCCTGTACTTCCTGCTGGAGACGTTGACCGAGGAGGCGAACCGGCTCCCGGAGGCCGCCCAGTCGACGTTCCGTACCCTCCGAAACCTCATCATCGTCGTCTGGTTGGTGTATCCGGTGTGGTGGATCCTCGGGACCGAGGGGCTCGGTCTCGTCGGCCTCCCCATCGAGACGGCGGGCTTCATGGTCCTCGACCTCGTCGCGAAGGTCGGCTTCGGGTTCATACTGCTGTCGAGCCGTGAGGTGCTCGACGCCGCCGGCGGGCTCGCCGGGTCGACGTCCCAGCCGGTCGCCGACTGACACCGGACGACGGTGTCGAGGAGGAACTACTCCCGAAGCGCACCGGCTCGAATCCGTCTCGATGACTTCCACCCGCCGACACACGGACACGTTCGACAGCACGGCTCGCCGAGCGGAGCGACAATGAGCGGTCCGACGTACGCGCAGTTTCACTTCGCGTTCGTCCTGCCGGCAGTCGCGGGACTGTTGGCAGCGGCCACGGTGACCCGTTCTCGAACGACCCGGCCGACGGTGTGGTCGATCGACCGACCCTACTGGAGCGGCGTCGCCATCGTCACGCTGCTCGCTGTCGTCTACACGACGCCGTGGGACAACTACCTCATCGCTCGCGGCGTCTGGGGCTACGGCGAGGGACGGACGTTCGTCCATCTCGGGTTCGCCCCGCTGGGCGAGTACGTGTTCTTCGTCCTCCAGCCGATACTCACCGCACTGTGGCTCGGGCAGTTGACGCTCCGCGACGGGTGGCCGGAAGCCGACGCACTCGGCCGGACCACACACGGGCGACGAACGCTCGACGTCGGTCGACTCTCGCTTCGATACAGAGGCGTCGGAGCGCTCGCCGCGACGGGACTCGGTATCGCCGGTGCGGTGTGCCTCCGGTCGCCCGAGACGCTCTACCTCGGCGCCATCCTCGCGTGGGGCGCGCCCGTCCTGTTCATCCAGTGGGTCGTCGGCCTCCCACAGTTGCTGTATCAGCGTCGAACGGCCGCCCTCGGGGTCGCCGTCCCGACGCTGTACCTCTGGGTAATCGACAGGGTCGCGCTCGCCACCGGTATCTGGCACATCTCGCCGACGTACACGACCGGCGTCGCGCTCGTCGGCCTCCCTCTCGAGGAGGCGCTGTTCTTTCTCGTGACGAACCTCTTCGTGGTGCAGGGGCTGGTCCTGTTCCGATGGGTGGTCGATCGATGGGCGTGACCGTCGAGCGACCGACGCCGGCGCTTCGCGGGGTCTACCGCCGTCTCGCCGCCCGCCCGGCGTGGGTGATCTGTGCCCTGTTCGTCGTCGGTGCGACCCTCGGACGAGCGCTTGACGTCTCGCTGCCGCCGTCGATCAGGTACCTCCCGCTCGCGGCCAGCGTCGTCGTCTTCGGCCTCCCACACGGCGCGATCGACTACCTCGTTCCGGCGCGAGTCGACGACTGCTCGCCCCCCCGCTCGATGGCCGCAGTCGGGGGGCTCTACGCCGTCTTCGGCGGCGCTTACGCGGTACTCTGGCTCATCACCCCGCTGGCCGCCGCAGCAGGGTTCATCGCGCTGACGTGGTTCCACTGGGGTCAAGGCGACGTTCACGCCCTCGTCGCCTTCGTGGAAGCCGACCACCTCGACTCGACGGGACTTCGGGTGACGACAGGAGGGGTTCGGGGTGGCCTCCCCATGTTCGTCCCGCTCCTCGCCTTCCCGGAGCGGTATCGAACCGTCGTCGACTCGTGGGTCGGCCTGTTCGGGACCGACGTCTCGGCGATGTGGCTGTTCGCCGGAGGGACCCGTCTGGTGGGGGGCGCGGTCTTCCTGACGGTCAGCGTCGGGGTGTTGCTCGTCGGCTACCGTCGAGACGGTGGCCGCGGCTGGCAGGTCGACGCCGGCGAGACGGCGCTCCTGTGGCTGTTCTTCCTGACTGTGCCACCGGTGGTCGCCATCGGCGTCTACTTCTGCGTGTGGCACTCCCTTCGGCACGTCCTCAGGGTCGTCGCCGTCGACGGGACCGGGACCAGGACCGGGACCGGACCGGTTACCCCTCGCAGCGTCGTCGTGTCGTCCGCCCGTGAGGCCGCACCGACGACGGCGCTCGCGCTCGTCTTCCTCGTCGGCTTCGCCTCGCTCGTTCCCGTCGCACCCGCTTCGACGGCGTCGGGAGCCGCTGTGTATCTGGTCTTCGTCGCGGTGCTCACGCTTCCCCACGTCGCTGTAGTGACGTGGATGGATTACCGGGAGGGAATCTGGTGGGGGTGAGGTGTCACCGCTCGAAGAACGCACCGATGAGTTTCCGTTCCGCCGCACGGAGGTGCTGGTGGTACGTCGCCCGACCGATATCCATCGATTCCGCCAGCGTGTCGCCAGTGACGGGACGGTCCCACTCGTAGAACCCGCTGACGTAGGCCTTCTGGAGCGCCGTCAACTGTCGTTCGGTGAGTCGCTCCTCGACCTCGCCGACGAACGCCTGTCGGGTCGACGGCGGACGCTCGCGCTCGCGCTGGGCGACGATTTCCGTCGCCGGATACCGCTCTGAGAGGAGGTCGGCGATGGCACGCACGTCGCCCTCGCTCGGCAGTTCGAGTTCGATCGTAGCGACGCCGTCGTCGACGGCGATGGCACGGATTTGGACGCCGCGTTCGGCCAGCGTCGCCGGCAGGGAGTCGTCCGTAACGGTGAACTCGAGCAGTGCCTCGCGGCCGTGTTCGTGTATCAGCTCCCCCGACGCGATGTGTGAGTACTGCTCGGCGGCCGCGAGGACGGCCTCGGCGTCGCCGTCCGACTGAAAGAACATCAGCACCGACCCGTCGTCGCGGTACACCGAGCCGTTGTACGTGAGTGAACAACCGGTCTGTGCCGAGAGTTCGACGAAGAACAGGCCCCCGTCGGTGGTCTCGATGTCGAGTTGTCGGACGCTGTCGGTGGCGAGCATCCGGCCGCGTTCCAGGGCGTTCAACGCCGTCGCCGTCGACCGGCCGATGGCTTCGAGCACGACCCGTTCGTGTTCGTTCAGCGCCGCCTCCTCGGTGGCGTACAGGGACAGGACGCCGTACGTCGTCTCGCCGTAAACGAGCGGGACTGCGGCGATGCCGTGGACAGCCCCGGCGGCCATCCACGGCGAGTCCTCGGCGATGGCTGCCAGTGTTGCGTCGTCGGTGACGACACGCAGTTCGCCGGTCTCGTAGGCGGTGGCGGCGAGAGGCGGGTCCGACGCCGTGAGGTCGACGTGCAGGTCGTCGAGCGAGACGGCCCACTCGCCGGCCGACGCCGTCGCGGCGAGGGTGTCACTGGAGCGGTCCGGAACGCCGAGCCACGCGAACTCGTAGGTATCGACGGCTACGAAGCTGTCGCAGACGCCCCGTTCGACCTCCACGCGTCCCCCGGACCCGACGAGCGTGCGGGTCACGTCCCTGAGAAGGCCGTCGATGCGTACCAGCAGGTGTTCGAGGCTCCGTCGTTCGCGTTCCACCTGCATCTCGGCCTCCCTGCGCTCGGTGATGTCGGTCTGGAACCCGACGAAGTGTGAGACGGACCCGTCGGAGCCGTGAACTGGCGCGATGTCGACGCGGTTCCAGAACGGTTCGCCGCTCTTCCGGTAGTTCAGCAACTCGACCGACACCTGCTCGCCGGCGTCGATCGCCCCACGCATCGCGGCGACGGCCTCGGGGTCGGAGTCCTCGCCCTGCAGGAACCGACAGTTCTGGCCGACGACGCGCTCCTTCGAGTAGCCCGTCAGCCGCTCGAAGGCGTCGTTGATGTACACCATCGGCTCGTCAGGGCGGTCGGCGTCGGCGATGGTGATGCCGACCGGTGCCTCGTCGATGGCCCGCTCTTTCAGTCGTAGCTCCTCGCGCAAACCGAGGTCTTCGATGGGCATCCGGGCGTTCCGGTCGGTCGGACGCGACGTCGCCGCGTCCGCTGCCGCGATGACCCGCCCGTACAGTCGGTCGTCGACGTCGGGGGCATCCTTCGGAACGTACTCCGAGACGCCGGCGGCGACGGCGTCACTCGCGACCGTTCCGTCGTCGGCGACCACTACGACCGGCAACGCCGGTATCGAAGCCCGGAGACGCTCCAGCAGGGCGACCGCATCGACGCCCCCACCGTCGATCAACACCACGCAGTCGGCGTCGTCGAGACGCGACAACGCGTCGCTGCCCTCCGACACGGCGGTGAGTGCCAGTGTCGTTCGACGGTCGAGGGCGGCAAGCAGTTCGTCACCGTCCGAGACCGCGAGGACACGCACGCTCTGAGGTCCAGTCACGAGTGTCTCTCCGGCCGGAATAGGGTCGCTGGCAGTATAAACCCGGACGTCGGCCCGGTGCGAGCGTGCTCGCTCGTCGGGCGTCGGGCCCCCTCCACACCCGACAGACCGCCGTCGCTCGGGGCGGTATCACGCCGGTTCGTCGCGGTGGCGCACGAACGCGGGGTCACGGTACCCGTCTGCACGGTCGGGAGCGACGCACCCGAAAGCACTTGTGTCGCTCCGCGCGCGACCACGCATGGCCCTCCTCCAGTCTGTCGTCCCCGAAGTCGGCGGATGGGTGACGTTCGGGCTCGTACTGCTCGTCCCGGGGGTCGCCGCTACGGCCCTCTGTGCACCGTTCCTGGCCGCGAAGCGGGTTCGGTCGCTGTTCGCGGCGCTCCCCCCCGAAGGTTCGCCGGTCACGACGTACGCGCTGGTCGGCGTCGGCCTGTCGCTCCCGTACGTCGGCGGCGTCCTGTGGGTGCTCGCGTCCGTGGATTCGGCGGGCGGTGCGTGGGGGAACGCGCTCCTGACCCTGGCGCTCCTGCTGGGGGTGCTGTACACGGTCGGCTGTCCGGTCGTCGGCGTCCTCGCGCTCCCCCGGGTCGGCGTCGACTGGGACCCGACCGGCTACGGCTGGTCGACGTGGGTCCTGCTCGGCGCCGCCGGCGGCTGGTACGCGACGCTGTTCGCCGTCCCGCTGGTCGTACTGGGAATCGTCCTCGCGCTCCCCGGCGGCTACTGACCCGGTGGCCGGACCGGCACGCACCGCCACAAACGGTAACTACCGGCCCGTCGAACCCCTGCCCGTAATGAGAGCATCAACTGCCGTCCTCGCGTTCGGTGCCGTCCTGTTCGTCCTCCCGATTCCCGGTACGTTCATCGCCGGCGCACTGGTCCTCCTCGCGGGCGGCCTCGCGCGCGTCCTCGGGTCGTAACGCGCGGAGTCGATGCCGTCACAGAGGGGTCGGCCGTGGTGTCGCCCCCCGGTGTCCTCGACCCCACGACACGAGTCACGGGAGCGACGTCGTCGGGAACTGCCGATTCGGTCGAACGAGCGGCGCAGGGGTCAGAAACCCCCACCGGTCCCGTCGAGAACCGGCCGTTTCTGACATTCGACCAGCCGAGCGGACGAATCGGTTACGTCGTCCAGCAAAATACCCCCAAGGTACCACGACTCTCGCAAGTCTTATTGGTGGGTGGGCGTTTCGTTTAGTCGCAATGGCAAACGGCAAGGTTGATTTCTTCAACGACACTGGCGGCTACGGTTTCATCTCGACGGAGGATGCGGACGACGACGTGTTCTTCCACATGGAAGACATCGGCGGCGCGGACCTCGAGGAGGGCCAGGAAGTGGAATTCGATATCGAACAGGCCCCCAAGGGCCCCCGCGCGAAGAACCTTACCCGCCTGTAACACGGCGAGTACGCACCGCACCGGGCGGTGATACACGCGGTTCTGCATTTCTCTTGGACGACACGCACCACGAGCGACGGCGCCGCAGTCGTCGCACCCCATGAGGCGAAGGCTCATACTGGCGACGAGCGATACGGAGCCATGGACACGACCGGCCTCGACCACCTGGTCCTCACCGTCGAGGACATCGACGCGACGTGTGACTTCTACGAGGACGTGCTCGACGCGGAGGTGGTGACGTTCGGTGAGGGCCGGACGGCCCTCCAGTTCGGCGACCAGAAGGTGAACCTCCACCCCGCCGGCGACGAGTACGACCCGCGGGCCGACCGGCCGACGCCCGGGTCGGGTGACTTCTGCCTGCTGACCGAGACGCCCATCGAGACGGTCGAGACGGAACTCCGGGAGGCCGGCGTCGACGTCGTCGAGGGCCCGGTCCCGAAGACCGGCGCGGTCGGATCGCTCGCGTCCGTCTACCTCCGCGACCCCGACGGCAACCTCGTCGAGGTCGCCGAGTACCAGGAGTGAGCGCGGGCGGCGACCGACTCGAACCGGCGACGATAGCTGTAGCCGTGCGGTTTATCCTGAACGCCAGCCAATCGCACGCCAAGCCAGCGCGGCCCGCCGAACACGATGACCGACCCAGCACATCCCGACGACGGCGACGACGAGTGGACGGACGCGACTGACGCCGAGCGCGGCGCGTGGACGCGGGGCTTTCGCCTCGACGTCGGCGTGCGGAGCGTGACCGACCTCCTCGAGAACCTCGCGGACCTCGCCGACGCGGGGCGGGCGCACGACGGCGTCGAGGGGCACGTCGACCGCGGCGTGAGCCGTCGCCCCTCCGCCCCCGACCCCTCGGACACCTCGACGTCGGGTACGCCGGAGTACCCCGTTCACGTCGAGCGAGGCGACCGCGAGGTGGTGGTCGTCGCGGACCTCTCGGGCGTCGCCGAGGAGGACGTGGTCGTCGGCCGCGACCGGAACGACGACCTCGTCGTCGCGGCGCACGACCGGGTCGTCGGGCGCGTGTCGTTGCCGTGGCCCGCGGGCGTCCCCGCGACGCGACGCAACAACGGCGTCCTCGAGGTGCGCGTGCGACCGGCAGAACGGTAGAGAGCGGTCGTTACAGCAGCGAGCGCAGTATCCGAAGCGGGAGCGTGACGATGGCGATGACGAGGTCGATGGCGCGGCGCAGCAGTGACCGGAGTGCTCGGAGCATCGTCGGAGGCGGACACGCCCCCGCAAGATGGCGATTCGGCTTGCGTGCGACGGGCGTCGTCCGGACCGTGTCACAGTGAGCCGCGGAAGTATTATATTCATCCGTCGGCTTCGATTACAAGCAATGGCGAAAGGTACGGTTGACTTCTTCAACGACACGGGCGGCTACGGCTTCATCACGACTGAGGACTCGGACGAGGACGTGTTCTTCCACATGGAAGACGTCGGCGGTCCCGACCTCGAGGAGGGTCAGGAAGTGGAGTTCGACATCGAACAGGCGGACAAGGGCCCGCGGGCGACGAACCTGCAGCGGCTCTAGGTCCGGACGGACGCATCGACATCAGAGCACGATTTTCTGGAACCCGACTCGCGAGCGCGAGCAGCGGTCAAGAAATTATCTAATTCGAGAATGAGTCTGACGAAGATTAATGTCCAGACGCACAAACTCATTCTTCGATGTATGTCCCAGTTCCCGATACCGGTCGGGAGTCGCTGACCGCCCGGTACCACCCGTCGTATCGGGCGACCGCCCGGCGACTCC
This genomic window contains:
- a CDS encoding DUF5789 family protein, coding for MSESDDDRSLGVDFGDLDGRLESHDYPADTDEIREAYGDAEIGLEGGSVRLDEALEGYQEEFQSADEVKQAVLNMVGSEAVGRENYSDRGDQSESDQEHDEESL
- a CDS encoding ABC transporter ATP-binding protein; the protein is MGIHADEDDPFEEQRERAENPMRRLFVDYGGKNTFAFVVGVLASTAARALDLLPPILLGFAIDSVIRQDKAFVAPLIPDAWVATREGQLFVVTALVAFSFFGGALFHWARNWGFNSFAQHIQHDVRTDTYDAMQRLNMDFFADKQTGELMSILSNDVNRLERFLNDGLNSAFRLGVMIIGIAGVLFYFNWQLALIALVPVPVIAFFTYKFVEIIQPKYAEVRSSVGKVNSRLENNLGGIQVIKSSNTEDYESTRVDGVSRDYFDANWGAIETRIKFFPALRIIAGIGYVLTFVVGGLFVITYETTGGAPGPFTQPLSVGEFATFILLTQQFVWPMAQFGQVINMYQRAHASAARIFGLMDEPGRLVENPDADELVVEEGRVEYDDVTFGYDDAETIVEDVHFTVEGGETLALVGPTGAGKSTVLKLLMRLYDVDEGAVRIDGQDLRDVSLQSLRRHVGYVSQDTFLFYGTVRENVAYGSFDATDEEIVAAARAAEAHDFIQNLPDGYDTMVGERGVKLSGGQRQRLSIARAVLKDPEILVLDEATSDVDTETEMLIQRSLDRLTADRTTFAIAHRLSTIKDADQIVVLEGGRIVEHGSHDDLLAEDGLYAHLWGVQAGEIDELPQEFIERAARRQARTDSETGEADD
- a CDS encoding DUF192 domain-containing protein, with translation MRTERVLAAAGLLLALGLVGATLVAAGVLPPAFLGSPPADDDYDRTAVVVSDENGTELGRVEARIADTRQKRYTGLSNTSSLPEDEGMLFVHDDPQSLTYVMRGMDFGIDIVFVAENGTVTGIEHAPEPPEGEDGNDYRYTGEGKYVLEVNYDWTTRHGVTVGDRVHAEGVGLERSE
- a CDS encoding bacteriorhodopsin, with product MATPGSEAIWLWIGTAGMFLGMVYFIARGWGEESRRRQEFYIVTIFITAIAFVNYLMMALGFGLTTVTVAGEEIPIYWARYTDWLFTTPLLLIDLGLLAGANRNQLATLVGLDALMIGTGAVATLSTTGALLGPVGDRIVWWGVSTGFLLVLLYFLLETLTEEANRLPEAAQSTFRTLRNLIIVVWLVYPVWWILGTEGLGLVGLPIETAGFMVLDLVAKVGFGFILLSSREVLDAAGGLAGSTSQPVAD
- a CDS encoding lycopene cyclase domain-containing protein, with the protein product MSGPTYAQFHFAFVLPAVAGLLAAATVTRSRTTRPTVWSIDRPYWSGVAIVTLLAVVYTTPWDNYLIARGVWGYGEGRTFVHLGFAPLGEYVFFVLQPILTALWLGQLTLRDGWPEADALGRTTHGRRTLDVGRLSLRYRGVGALAATGLGIAGAVCLRSPETLYLGAILAWGAPVLFIQWVVGLPQLLYQRRTAALGVAVPTLYLWVIDRVALATGIWHISPTYTTGVALVGLPLEEALFFLVTNLFVVQGLVLFRWVVDRWA
- a CDS encoding Brp/Blh family beta-carotene 15,15'-dioxygenase, with amino-acid sequence MGGRSMGVTVERPTPALRGVYRRLAARPAWVICALFVVGATLGRALDVSLPPSIRYLPLAASVVVFGLPHGAIDYLVPARVDDCSPPRSMAAVGGLYAVFGGAYAVLWLITPLAAAAGFIALTWFHWGQGDVHALVAFVEADHLDSTGLRVTTGGVRGGLPMFVPLLAFPERYRTVVDSWVGLFGTDVSAMWLFAGGTRLVGGAVFLTVSVGVLLVGYRRDGGRGWQVDAGETALLWLFFLTVPPVVAIGVYFCVWHSLRHVLRVVAVDGTGTRTGTGPVTPRSVVVSSAREAAPTTALALVFLVGFASLVPVAPASTASGAAVYLVFVAVLTLPHVAVVTWMDYREGIWWG
- a CDS encoding bacterio-opsin activator domain-containing protein; amino-acid sequence: MRVLAVSDGDELLAALDRRTTLALTAVSEGSDALSRLDDADCVVLIDGGGVDAVALLERLRASIPALPVVVVADDGTVASDAVAAGVSEYVPKDAPDVDDRLYGRVIAAADAATSRPTDRNARMPIEDLGLREELRLKERAIDEAPVGITIADADRPDEPMVYINDAFERLTGYSKERVVGQNCRFLQGEDSDPEAVAAMRGAIDAGEQVSVELLNYRKSGEPFWNRVDIAPVHGSDGSVSHFVGFQTDITERREAEMQVERERRSLEHLLVRIDGLLRDVTRTLVGSGGRVEVERGVCDSFVAVDTYEFAWLGVPDRSSDTLAATASAGEWAVSLDDLHVDLTASDPPLAATAYETGELRVVTDDATLAAIAEDSPWMAAGAVHGIAAVPLVYGETTYGVLSLYATEEAALNEHERVVLEAIGRSTATALNALERGRMLATDSVRQLDIETTDGGLFFVELSAQTGCSLTYNGSVYRDDGSVLMFFQSDGDAEAVLAAAEQYSHIASGELIHEHGREALLEFTVTDDSLPATLAERGVQIRAIAVDDGVATIELELPSEGDVRAIADLLSERYPATEIVAQRERERPPSTRQAFVGEVEERLTERQLTALQKAYVSGFYEWDRPVTGDTLAESMDIGRATYHQHLRAAERKLIGAFFER
- a CDS encoding cold-shock protein produces the protein MANGKVDFFNDTGGYGFISTEDADDDVFFHMEDIGGADLEEGQEVEFDIEQAPKGPRAKNLTRL
- a CDS encoding VOC family protein: MDTTGLDHLVLTVEDIDATCDFYEDVLDAEVVTFGEGRTALQFGDQKVNLHPAGDEYDPRADRPTPGSGDFCLLTETPIETVETELREAGVDVVEGPVPKTGAVGSLASVYLRDPDGNLVEVAEYQE
- the gvpH gene encoding gas vesicle protein GvpH, which encodes MTDPAHPDDGDDEWTDATDAERGAWTRGFRLDVGVRSVTDLLENLADLADAGRAHDGVEGHVDRGVSRRPSAPDPSDTSTSGTPEYPVHVERGDREVVVVADLSGVAEEDVVVGRDRNDDLVVAAHDRVVGRVSLPWPAGVPATRRNNGVLEVRVRPAER
- a CDS encoding cold-shock protein — protein: MAKGTVDFFNDTGGYGFITTEDSDEDVFFHMEDVGGPDLEEGQEVEFDIEQADKGPRATNLQRL